In one window of Erythrolamprus reginae isolate rEryReg1 chromosome 1, rEryReg1.hap1, whole genome shotgun sequence DNA:
- the RPL36 gene encoding large ribosomal subunit protein eL36, with amino-acid sequence MAIRYPMAVGLNKGHKVTKNVSKPRHCRRRGRLTKHTKFVRDMIREVCGFAPYERRAMELLKVSKDKRALKFIKKRVGTHIRAKRKREELSNVLAAMRKAAAKKD; translated from the exons ATGGCGATCCGATACCCAATGGCCGTTGGCCTGAATAAAGGCCACAAAGTGACCAAGAATGTGTCAAAACCACGACACTGTCGACGCCGTGGG CGGCTCACCAAACACACCAAATTTGTACGGGACATGATCCGAGAAGTGTGCGGTTTTGCGCCATATGAGAGAAGAGCCATGGAGTTGCTCAAAGTGTCCAAAGACAAGAGAGCTCTGAAGTTCATAAAGAAAAGG GTAGGGACTCACATTCGTGCCAAGAGGAAGCGTGAAGAACTCAGCAATGTCCTGGCTGCAATGAGGAAAGCGGCAGCCAAGAAGGACTGA